One genomic segment of Rivularia sp. PCC 7116 includes these proteins:
- the ligA gene encoding NAD-dependent DNA ligase LigA: protein METVQPETKQRVEELRKLLIEASYAYYVLDAPIMEDAIYDKLYRELQDLETKFPELITQDSPTQRVGEKPATGFTSVRHNIPLYSLENAFDVDELKTWDERWRRNAPRSEQVDYVCELKIDGNALALTYENGVLVRGVTRGDGVSGEDITQNVRTIRSIPLRLNLDGIKLENRDALENIEVRGEAFLPLDVFEKINQERVSSGENQFANPRNATAGTLRQLDARKVDKRRLDFFAYTLQIPGMDDASIANNHSVALELLQKMGFKVNPNKQLCHSLDEVADYYQHWDTERLNLPYMTDGVVVKLNSLALQQELGFTNKFPRWAVALKYAAEEAPTRVENISVNVGRTGALTPLAEMQPVQLAGTTVSRATLHNSDRVAQLDIRVGDTVIVRKAGEIIPEVVRVLKELRPENTTPFEMPTHCPVCGQPAVREKGEAVTRCVNTSCAAILKGSIEHWVSRNALDIRGMGEKVVHQLVDKKLVNSVADLYDLTAEDLANLERMGQKSAQKLIDAIEKSKNQPWGRVLYGLGIRHVGSSIAQTVTEKFDSVEKLAAAKVTDIEAIYGIGVEIAESIYKWFRIEANQALIERLQNAGLQFVEVQKATSSQVNQKLAGKTFVVTGTLATITRDEAKELIQKFAGKVSNSISKNTDFLVVGENAGSKLAKAEKLGITQLSEEELLEMVKN from the coding sequence TTGGAAACCGTTCAGCCTGAAACGAAGCAAAGAGTTGAGGAATTAAGAAAACTGTTAATTGAAGCGAGTTACGCTTATTACGTGCTTGATGCTCCCATTATGGAAGATGCGATTTACGATAAATTGTATCGTGAATTGCAGGATTTAGAAACTAAATTCCCGGAGTTAATTACTCAAGATAGTCCAACTCAGCGGGTTGGTGAAAAACCGGCAACTGGATTCACTTCGGTACGCCATAATATTCCGCTGTACAGTTTGGAAAATGCTTTTGATGTTGATGAGCTAAAGACTTGGGATGAGAGATGGAGAAGAAATGCGCCTCGGAGCGAGCAGGTAGATTATGTCTGCGAATTAAAAATTGATGGTAATGCTTTGGCGTTAACTTATGAAAATGGGGTTTTGGTAAGGGGCGTAACTCGCGGTGATGGTGTTAGTGGGGAAGATATTACGCAAAATGTGCGGACAATTCGTTCTATTCCTCTAAGATTAAATTTAGATGGTATTAAATTAGAAAATCGGGATGCTTTAGAAAATATAGAAGTACGAGGTGAAGCGTTTTTACCTTTGGATGTATTTGAAAAAATCAATCAAGAAAGAGTATCATCTGGCGAAAATCAATTTGCCAACCCTCGCAATGCTACTGCCGGTACTCTGCGACAGTTAGATGCTCGCAAAGTTGATAAAAGACGTTTGGATTTCTTTGCTTACACTTTGCAAATTCCCGGTATGGATGATGCGAGTATTGCGAATAATCATTCAGTTGCTTTGGAATTATTGCAAAAAATGGGGTTTAAGGTAAATCCCAATAAACAGCTTTGCCATTCCTTGGATGAAGTGGCTGATTATTATCAGCATTGGGATACAGAGCGTTTAAATTTACCTTATATGACTGATGGCGTTGTGGTAAAACTCAATTCTTTGGCGCTACAGCAAGAATTAGGATTTACTAATAAATTTCCTCGGTGGGCAGTTGCGCTGAAATACGCAGCGGAAGAAGCACCAACCCGCGTAGAAAATATTTCGGTCAATGTCGGTAGAACCGGCGCTCTAACTCCATTAGCCGAAATGCAGCCCGTTCAGCTTGCGGGAACAACGGTATCGAGAGCTACACTACATAACAGCGATCGCGTTGCTCAGTTAGATATCCGGGTGGGTGATACCGTCATCGTGCGGAAAGCCGGGGAAATCATCCCGGAAGTTGTACGAGTACTCAAGGAATTACGCCCCGAAAACACCACACCCTTTGAGATGCCGACTCATTGTCCAGTTTGCGGGCAACCTGCGGTAAGAGAAAAGGGTGAAGCGGTAACGAGATGTGTAAATACTTCTTGCGCTGCAATTCTTAAAGGTTCGATTGAACATTGGGTAAGCCGTAACGCTTTAGATATTCGCGGTATGGGTGAAAAAGTCGTGCATCAATTGGTAGATAAAAAGTTAGTTAATTCCGTAGCTGATTTATACGATTTGACGGCAGAGGATTTAGCTAATTTGGAAAGAATGGGGCAAAAATCGGCTCAAAAGTTGATAGATGCCATCGAAAAATCGAAAAATCAACCTTGGGGGCGAGTATTGTATGGTTTAGGAATTCGTCATGTAGGTAGTTCGATTGCTCAAACTGTAACTGAAAAATTTGATAGCGTAGAAAAATTAGCAGCTGCCAAAGTTACGGATATTGAAGCAATTTACGGCATAGGAGTTGAAATAGCCGAAAGCATTTATAAATGGTTCCGTATAGAAGCCAATCAAGCATTAATTGAGCGCTTGCAGAATGCCGGTTTGCAATTTGTGGAAGTGCAAAAGGCAACATCTTCTCAAGTTAATCAAAAGTTAGCCGGTAAAACCTTTGTTGTCACCGGAACATTAGCTACGATTACGCGAGATGAAGCCAAAGAATTGATTCAGAAGTTTGCGGGAAAAGTATCTAATTCAATTAGTAAAAATACAGATTTTCTAGTGGTAGGGGAAAATGCTGGTTCTAAGTTAGCTAAAGCTGAAAAATTAGGAATTACTCAGTTGAGTGAAGAGGAATTATTAGAAATGGTGAAAAATTAA
- a CDS encoding polysaccharide pyruvyl transferase family protein, with amino-acid sequence MKLSYYKLPNGERNFGDDLNPLIWEKLIPGVLDNNENVAFVGIGSLINDGLPWRTRHASRRVIFGTGVGYGKGDVKLDDSYKIYCLRGSLSAKALGVEEELGITDGAVLIRRIYENTAKKVHRFSYMPHYELAGKGWELACKNNGFGYIDPRWNVDKVLSSICETEVLLTEAMHGAIVADALRVPWVPIVTNSTILSFKWQDWCSSIGIEYKPNYIERLQNPREKLDLLTPVRFFRDKIRQNKAAKTLKQVALNQPAYLSKDSRIESLTNQLEEKLYQFQDDVKQGLFN; translated from the coding sequence ATGAAGTTATCATACTACAAATTACCTAATGGAGAAAGGAATTTTGGAGATGACCTTAATCCTTTGATTTGGGAAAAGTTGATTCCAGGGGTTTTAGATAATAACGAAAACGTGGCTTTCGTTGGCATTGGCAGCTTAATTAATGATGGATTGCCTTGGCGCACTCGTCATGCAAGCAGAAGGGTGATTTTCGGTACTGGTGTAGGTTATGGCAAGGGCGATGTAAAACTTGATGATTCTTATAAAATTTATTGCTTGCGAGGTTCGCTTTCGGCGAAAGCTTTGGGAGTAGAAGAAGAACTCGGAATTACTGATGGCGCTGTTTTAATTCGCCGCATTTACGAAAACACTGCTAAAAAAGTCCATCGTTTTTCTTATATGCCTCATTACGAACTTGCAGGTAAAGGATGGGAGCTTGCCTGTAAAAATAATGGCTTTGGTTATATCGATCCAAGATGGAATGTGGACAAAGTTTTATCTTCTATATGCGAAACTGAAGTTTTGCTAACTGAAGCTATGCATGGTGCAATTGTTGCTGATGCACTTCGGGTTCCTTGGGTACCAATTGTGACTAATTCCACTATTCTTTCTTTCAAGTGGCAAGACTGGTGTTCGTCGATTGGTATTGAATACAAACCTAATTATATTGAAAGATTACAAAATCCCAGAGAAAAGCTGGATTTACTAACTCCCGTTCGCTTCTTTAGAGATAAAATTAGACAAAATAAGGCTGCTAAAACTTTAAAGCAAGTTGCTTTGAATCAGCCTGCATATTTAAGTAAAGATTCACGTATTGAGAGTTTAACTAATCAGCTTGAAGAAAAGCTTTATCAGTTCCAAGATGATGTAAAACAAGGATTATTTAATTAA
- a CDS encoding inorganic phosphate transporter, which translates to MTISIFIVILLAFYLAWNLGANDVANAMGTSVGSKAVTLRQALIIAGILEFTGAVLFGHEVSQTLATEVSNPILFADVPQVFAVGMFSVLLASALWLQIATSKGLPVSSSHAVVGAIAGFSIVAAGFGAVEWSSIGMITLGWVITPVISGCIAALFYSQIKRWILDQPEQLRQLNEWIPWLSALLLGVFGVIVLPKATQPLANYLIEQVGFKIPSHDIPLFIGTTAAVGLTVYNWRELGKGGEREEGGEGVETNSPFLNPVERTFARFQLLSACFVAFAHGSNDVGNAIAPLAAIAYINRTGKVPIYDLDIPVWILVIGGTGIVFGLAVWGKKVIATIGESIITLQPSSGFCAELATATTVILASRLGLPVSTSHALVGGVVGIGLIKDIKSVQFQTLRSIAAAWIVTLPVSAVLSAIIFSLVRLVLG; encoded by the coding sequence ATGACAATTTCTATTTTTATCGTTATCTTATTAGCTTTTTATCTAGCTTGGAATTTAGGAGCGAATGACGTTGCGAATGCAATGGGAACTTCGGTAGGTTCTAAAGCTGTTACTTTAAGACAGGCTTTGATAATTGCTGGAATACTTGAATTTACTGGTGCCGTACTATTCGGACATGAAGTATCTCAAACTTTAGCGACAGAGGTTAGCAATCCGATTTTGTTCGCTGATGTTCCTCAAGTTTTTGCGGTTGGAATGTTTTCGGTGTTGTTAGCTAGTGCTTTATGGCTGCAAATAGCCACATCAAAGGGTTTACCAGTTTCTTCTTCCCATGCAGTTGTTGGTGCGATCGCTGGTTTTAGTATTGTAGCTGCTGGGTTCGGTGCAGTTGAGTGGTCATCGATTGGTATGATTACTTTGGGATGGGTAATTACACCAGTTATTAGCGGCTGTATTGCGGCTTTGTTTTACAGTCAAATTAAGCGCTGGATTTTAGATCAACCAGAACAATTGCGACAGTTAAATGAGTGGATTCCCTGGTTAAGTGCTTTGTTATTAGGAGTATTCGGAGTAATTGTTTTACCTAAAGCAACTCAACCGTTGGCTAATTATTTAATCGAGCAGGTTGGTTTCAAAATACCGTCTCACGATATTCCGCTTTTTATTGGTACCACCGCAGCAGTTGGGCTTACTGTTTATAATTGGCGAGAGTTGGGGAAAGGGGGAGAGAGGGAAGAGGGGGGAGAGGGGGTAGAAACCAATTCCCCATTCCTAAATCCCGTTGAGCGTACATTTGCTAGATTCCAATTGTTAAGCGCTTGTTTTGTTGCTTTTGCTCATGGCTCTAACGATGTGGGAAATGCTATTGCTCCTTTAGCTGCTATAGCTTATATCAACCGCACGGGGAAAGTTCCGATTTACGATTTAGATATTCCTGTATGGATTCTTGTTATTGGTGGTACTGGGATTGTTTTTGGCTTGGCTGTTTGGGGTAAAAAAGTAATTGCGACTATTGGTGAGAGTATTATTACTTTGCAACCTAGCAGTGGGTTTTGTGCGGAATTAGCAACGGCAACTACAGTTATTCTTGCTTCTCGTTTGGGTTTACCGGTTTCTACTTCCCATGCACTTGTTGGTGGTGTGGTTGGTATCGGCTTAATCAAAGATATTAAATCGGTACAATTCCAAACTTTGCGCTCAATCGCTGCTGCTTGGATTGTGACGCTTCCTGTAAGTGCGGTTTTAAGCGCGATTATTTTTAGTTTAGTTCGGCTAGTTTTGGGATAA
- a CDS encoding zinc-dependent dehydrogenase, whose protein sequence is MKAQIFRGVNNLSYEEIPVPSLESDEVLVQVQVVGLCQSDIKKIRYPLYEPPRIFGHETAGIITAVGDKVEKWQVGQRVAVMHHIPCMRCSYCMNDNFSMCDTYKNIVTTAGFTPSGGGFAEYVKVPGHIVENGGLIPIPDDISFEEASFVEPTNCCLKAVKKAEIAPGKTVLITGAGPIGLMFIMLVKYFGGKAISTDLLPSRIQKALDVGAEAAFDARDRDLSSKIQELTDGLGVDVTLLAVPSDKAFFQALDCTRKGGKILFFAEFPDELEIPINPNILYRREIDLMGSYSSSYRLQSLAADIVFNRRIDVKALISNSYSLENLSAAVEQAVTPSEDTYKILIYP, encoded by the coding sequence GTGAAAGCACAGATATTTAGAGGCGTTAACAATTTATCTTACGAAGAAATTCCGGTGCCATCATTGGAATCTGATGAGGTATTGGTGCAGGTACAAGTAGTAGGATTGTGTCAATCGGATATTAAAAAGATTCGCTATCCGCTTTACGAACCGCCGCGTATTTTCGGTCATGAAACAGCCGGAATCATTACTGCTGTTGGGGATAAAGTTGAAAAATGGCAGGTAGGGCAAAGAGTTGCGGTGATGCATCATATTCCATGTATGCGTTGCTCTTACTGCATGAATGATAATTTCTCGATGTGCGATACCTATAAAAATATTGTTACCACGGCAGGTTTTACACCTAGTGGTGGTGGTTTCGCCGAATACGTCAAGGTTCCCGGGCATATTGTCGAAAACGGCGGTTTGATTCCGATTCCCGACGATATTAGTTTTGAAGAAGCAAGTTTTGTCGAGCCAACCAATTGCTGTTTAAAAGCAGTCAAAAAAGCCGAAATTGCTCCGGGAAAAACAGTTTTGATTACTGGTGCCGGACCAATTGGGTTAATGTTTATTATGCTAGTAAAATACTTTGGTGGTAAAGCTATATCCACTGATTTACTACCATCTAGAATTCAGAAAGCCTTAGATGTTGGTGCCGAAGCCGCTTTTGACGCTCGAGATCGCGATTTGAGCAGTAAAATTCAAGAACTAACCGACGGTTTGGGTGTTGACGTAACTTTACTTGCAGTTCCCAGCGACAAAGCCTTTTTTCAAGCTCTTGATTGTACCCGTAAGGGTGGTAAAATCTTATTTTTCGCAGAATTTCCCGATGAATTAGAAATTCCCATCAATCCAAATATTTTGTATCGTCGAGAAATTGACTTAATGGGTAGTTACAGTTCATCTTATAGATTGCAAAGTTTAGCTGCTGACATTGTTTTTAATCGTCGCATTGACGTAAAAGCTTTGATTAGCAATAGCTATTCTTTAGAGAATTTATCAGCAGCAGTAGAACAAGCTGTAACTCCTTCTGAAGATACTTATAAAATACTCATTTATCCTTAA
- a CDS encoding pentapeptide repeat-containing protein, which produces MNLINKIVGNLATVPLTIKSQLVEYWRNRKTVIQKLRWQFDVRFWHLINVGYRLVLISGFVWILILGINIFLKHQPGQWVTENTKSKFYERVESLSILAGLIIYLWNRKSPEAQEQKRSNYEAWQVINSAGNQKGSGGRIQALEELNEDNVCLAGLTVAYADLTNIKLRGANLARADLRGTKLNQSDFTNANLAGADLRDADLTNANLAGADLSNADLTNANLNSVQLVKAQLINARLVDTDLRKANLNGAYLIDANINRANLSGTNLSNADLTSAKLRETFPSNTNFCGANLSGIDFSGFILNGINLRWAKLIGANLTSTKFIGADLREANFVGANLDNVDFSNANLSGTNLSGADLSGADLSGAYLSGAYFYDADLSDANLQGADLSGAYFYDADLSGANLQGADLSGAYFYDADLSGANLQGANLNGADLTDTYIDRAKN; this is translated from the coding sequence TTGAATCTAATAAACAAAATAGTAGGAAATTTAGCTACAGTACCGCTTACGATTAAATCACAATTGGTTGAGTATTGGCGAAATAGAAAGACTGTAATTCAAAAACTTAGGTGGCAATTTGATGTCAGGTTTTGGCATCTTATAAATGTCGGATATAGGCTCGTATTGATTTCTGGATTCGTATGGATACTTATTTTAGGTATAAATATATTTTTAAAACATCAGCCAGGGCAGTGGGTTACGGAGAATACAAAAAGTAAATTTTATGAGAGAGTCGAATCTTTAAGTATACTTGCTGGTTTAATTATTTATCTTTGGAACAGAAAAAGTCCTGAAGCACAAGAACAAAAACGCTCTAATTATGAAGCTTGGCAAGTTATTAATTCCGCAGGAAATCAAAAAGGTAGTGGTGGACGTATTCAGGCGTTAGAAGAATTAAACGAAGACAATGTATGTTTAGCTGGTTTAACAGTAGCATATGCTGACCTAACAAATATTAAGCTTCGAGGAGCAAACTTAGCTAGAGCCGATCTTAGAGGTACTAAGCTCAATCAATCCGATTTTACTAATGCAAATCTTGCTGGTGCAGACCTTCGCGATGCAGACCTCACCAATGCAAATCTTGCTGGTGCAGACCTTAGTAACGCAGATCTCACCAATGCCAACCTTAATAGCGTTCAACTAGTCAAGGCACAATTAATAAATGCAAGATTAGTCGATACAGACCTAAGAAAAGCTAACCTTAACGGTGCGTATTTAATTGATGCAAACATTAATAGAGCCAATTTAAGCGGAACTAATTTAAGCAATGCAGATCTCACCAGCGCCAAACTCCGTGAAACTTTTCCCTCGAATACAAACTTCTGCGGTGCAAATCTGAGTGGAATTGACTTTAGTGGTTTTATTCTCAACGGTATAAATCTTCGGTGGGCAAAATTAATTGGTGCCAATTTGACAAGCACTAAATTTATAGGTGCAGACCTCCGCGAAGCAAATTTTGTAGGTGCCAATTTAGATAATGTTGACTTCAGCAATGCCAATCTTAGTGGCACAAATTTGAGCGGTGCTGATTTGAGTGGTGCTGATTTGAGCGGTGCTTATTTAAGCGGTGCTTATTTTTATGATGCTGATTTAAGTGACGCTAATCTTCAAGGTGCTGATTTGAGCGGTGCTTATTTTTATGATGCCGATTTAAGTGGCGCTAATCTTCAAGGTGCTGATTTGAGCGGTGCTTATTTTTATGATGCCGATTTAAGTGGCGCTAATCTTCAAGGTGCTAATTTGAATGGTGCTGATTTAACTGATACTTACATTGATAGAGCCAAAAATTGA
- a CDS encoding caspase domain-containing protein, with amino-acid sequence MKNNINALNNKPQALVVGINKYEYRTIKNLKISVNNAKYIANRLVRQGDFEAERFHQITRKNLKEQIVQLFKPKGYHPEMALLYFSGYMQVRDEGFKEFFLVTSDSNPDEDYELGVSLEWLKQVLQESPVEQQIIILDCCYPIDQRLDVGIDNFIPGYKLGTDMFFLINLHKNNSVFQEKSYTSTLTLTTAILNILQLNYEQGINCIDNKILIKELKRTYENNLKRNGYYKLISFGKRINILGKPSINRGKTHLMPASGVNQRKNPYKGLAFFKSEDGEYFYGRQNLTDELLEKVRNNNFLAVLGVSGSGKSSLLRAGLIYKLQQGEQISGSENWKIVVFLPGIRPLESLAEELAREVLIDTSQDYDLELPKKIAEAKKYLDEGSDGLVKLIRNIDTKRVVLFMDQFEETFILCNSNKEREKFFECILNACQKVKNNKLCLVLSLRADFFGKCAEQEYYGLARKIQQHLVFITPMNPEELVEAIEKPASELGVDVDNDFTKKLVNEVKNEPGSLPLLQYTLEKNWEENAKYWKGGSEIKLKDKTNKSLNIIIEENANHVYYSLSQTEKSIARYIFLKLTFLGEGTGDTRKKIKASELERNHMSRYDKGDIKRVKQKLIVHKLIISYKVKIDDGDEVEFVNLVHDALIRHWSKLRVWLGEYRVYSKFREDIQDKSEKWEAKERDTSYLYTGEELKEAEKSIENYGHILTLNELAQNFIEASKDYRDELNKKEHKSNKEKRRNRLTFILLILLLSILIFNIIAFYNFSSQRVRTEQNNRYIFNQSVALTSYSKSLFSEKQQFDALIEGLRAVVPLKKQK; translated from the coding sequence ATGAAAAATAATATAAATGCTTTAAATAATAAACCTCAAGCTTTAGTTGTTGGAATAAATAAATATGAATACAGAACAATAAAAAACCTCAAAATTTCTGTTAACAATGCCAAATATATAGCAAATAGACTTGTTAGACAAGGAGACTTTGAAGCAGAGAGATTTCATCAGATAACCCGAAAAAATCTAAAAGAACAAATTGTTCAGCTTTTTAAACCGAAAGGGTATCACCCCGAAATGGCATTATTATATTTTTCAGGATATATGCAAGTTAGAGATGAGGGGTTCAAAGAATTTTTTTTGGTAACTAGTGATTCTAATCCAGATGAAGATTATGAATTAGGAGTATCTTTAGAATGGTTAAAGCAAGTATTACAAGAGAGTCCGGTAGAACAACAAATAATTATTTTAGATTGTTGTTATCCTATAGACCAAAGACTAGATGTAGGAATAGATAATTTCATACCTGGATATAAACTTGGAACAGATATGTTTTTCCTGATTAATCTTCATAAAAATAATAGTGTTTTCCAAGAAAAATCTTATACTAGTACTTTAACTTTAACTACTGCAATACTTAACATACTTCAATTAAACTATGAACAAGGAATAAATTGTATCGATAACAAAATATTAATCAAAGAATTAAAAAGAACATATGAAAATAACTTAAAAAGGAATGGATATTATAAGCTTATTTCTTTTGGCAAGCGCATTAATATTTTAGGTAAGCCTTCTATTAATCGCGGTAAAACACATCTGATGCCAGCTTCTGGTGTAAATCAACGCAAAAATCCTTATAAAGGTTTAGCTTTTTTTAAAAGTGAAGATGGCGAGTATTTTTACGGCAGACAAAATTTAACTGACGAGCTGCTTGAAAAAGTACGTAATAATAACTTTTTGGCAGTTTTAGGAGTATCCGGAAGCGGAAAATCAAGCCTTCTCAGAGCGGGATTAATTTATAAACTCCAACAAGGCGAGCAAATATCGGGCAGTGAAAATTGGAAAATTGTTGTTTTTTTGCCCGGAATACGTCCTCTTGAAAGTTTAGCAGAAGAATTAGCAAGAGAAGTGTTAATAGATACGTCTCAAGATTATGATTTGGAACTTCCGAAAAAAATAGCTGAAGCTAAAAAATATCTTGACGAAGGTTCTGATGGTTTAGTAAAGCTGATTCGCAATATTGACACGAAGCGAGTAGTGCTATTTATGGATCAGTTTGAAGAAACTTTTATACTATGCAATAGCAACAAAGAGAGAGAAAAGTTTTTTGAATGCATATTGAATGCTTGCCAGAAAGTTAAAAATAATAAGCTTTGTTTAGTTTTATCTTTAAGAGCGGACTTTTTTGGTAAATGTGCCGAGCAGGAATATTACGGACTTGCCAGAAAAATTCAGCAACATCTTGTATTTATAACCCCAATGAATCCTGAAGAATTAGTAGAAGCTATTGAGAAACCGGCAAGCGAATTGGGTGTAGATGTTGATAACGATTTTACAAAAAAGTTAGTTAATGAGGTCAAAAATGAACCTGGAAGTTTACCTTTACTACAATATACTTTAGAAAAAAATTGGGAAGAGAATGCGAAATATTGGAAAGGAGGAAGTGAGATAAAATTAAAAGATAAAACCAATAAATCTTTAAATATAATTATCGAAGAAAATGCTAATCATGTTTACTATAGTTTGAGCCAAACGGAAAAATCAATAGCTAGATATATTTTTCTAAAACTAACTTTTTTGGGAGAAGGAACGGGAGATACCCGCAAAAAAATTAAAGCAAGCGAACTAGAACGAAATCATATGTCACGTTATGACAAAGGAGACATTAAACGGGTAAAACAAAAACTAATAGTTCATAAATTAATTATTAGCTACAAAGTAAAAATAGATGATGGCGACGAAGTTGAATTTGTTAACTTAGTTCACGATGCATTAATTCGTCACTGGTCAAAACTGCGCGTTTGGCTGGGTGAATATCGTGTCTACAGCAAATTTAGAGAAGATATTCAGGACAAATCAGAAAAATGGGAAGCTAAGGAAAGAGATACTAGCTACCTTTATACAGGAGAAGAATTAAAAGAAGCTGAAAAATCAATTGAGAATTACGGACATATTTTAACTTTAAATGAACTAGCACAGAATTTTATCGAAGCTAGTAAAGATTACCGCGATGAACTTAATAAAAAAGAACATAAGTCAAACAAAGAAAAAAGACGCAATCGATTAACTTTTATTCTTCTAATACTGTTACTATCTATTCTAATTTTCAATATTATTGCATTCTATAACTTCTCTTCCCAAAGAGTTAGAACCGAACAAAACAACAGATATATATTTAACCAAAGTGTAGCTCTGACTAGCTATTCTAAATCGCTATTTAGTGAAAAACAACAGTTTGATGCGCTCATAGAAGGGTTGCGAGCAGTAGTACCGCTCAAAAAGCAAAAATAA
- a CDS encoding WD40 repeat domain-containing protein: MQGHTGSIYNLVFSPDGEILASASLDKTIKLWNVETGEEILPRLKTHKRKVYNVVFNPQNGRQLASSRSTNNDFRRT, encoded by the coding sequence TTGCAAGGTCATACAGGTTCAATTTACAATTTAGTTTTTAGTCCTGATGGTGAAATATTAGCTTCTGCTAGTCTTGATAAAACAATAAAATTATGGAACGTTGAAACTGGTGAAGAAATTCTTCCTCGCCTGAAAACACATAAACGTAAAGTTTATAACGTTGTTTTTAATCCTCAAAATGGTCGGCAATTAGCTTCTAGTCGGTCAACAAATAATGACTTTAGAAGGACATAA
- a CDS encoding WD40 repeat domain-containing protein has protein sequence MTLEGHKNKVSSISFSSNNKFLVSGSYDKTVKIWYLKTGEVIHTLTGHTRKVEAVSFSPNSNIVASGSADKTIKLWDVKTGKEIKTYAEHQSDVLSVNFNSDGTILASGSADKTIILWKIPSQDKIASAENANLDRLISQGCEWARGYLQNNPNVPEHDKYLCDNINP, from the coding sequence ATGACTTTAGAAGGACATAAAAATAAGGTTAGTAGTATTAGCTTTAGTAGTAATAATAAATTTTTGGTTTCTGGTAGCTATGATAAAACTGTCAAAATATGGTATTTAAAAACCGGTGAAGTTATTCATACTCTTACAGGGCATACAAGAAAAGTAGAAGCCGTTAGCTTTAGTCCAAATAGTAATATCGTAGCTTCTGGCAGCGCTGATAAAACAATTAAGCTTTGGGATGTTAAAACAGGTAAAGAAATAAAAACCTATGCCGAACATCAAAGTGATGTTTTAAGCGTTAACTTTAATTCCGATGGCACAATTTTGGCTTCTGGTAGTGCTGACAAAACAATAATTTTATGGAAAATTCCCAGTCAAGATAAAATCGCTTCAGCAGAAAACGCCAATTTAGATCGATTAATTAGTCAAGGTTGTGAATGGGCACGCGGCTATTTACAAAACAATCCCAACGTACCCGAACACGATAAGTATTTGTGTGACAATATTAATCCGTAA